In Dyadobacter subterraneus, a single genomic region encodes these proteins:
- a CDS encoding barstar family protein — protein MNNNTITINAANFSDLAGFYEEMNRLFMKDVDWKIGHSLDALNDILYGGFGVYNPGEKVIVLWENFSKSKKDLGLEETMKLYKMKIDKGYPYNVNLFQEKLTELKNGEGPVLCDIIVEIFRDHKNIDLRLTD, from the coding sequence ATGAATAATAATACTATAACCATAAACGCTGCTAATTTCTCAGACCTGGCCGGTTTTTATGAAGAAATGAACAGGCTCTTCATGAAGGATGTTGACTGGAAAATAGGACACAGCCTTGATGCCTTAAACGATATTCTTTACGGCGGTTTTGGTGTTTATAATCCAGGAGAGAAAGTTATTGTTTTGTGGGAAAATTTCTCAAAAAGCAAAAAGGACCTTGGATTAGAAGAAACGATGAAGCTTTATAAGATGAAAATAGATAAAGGCTATCCCTATAATGTGAACCTTTTCCAGGAGAAACTGACAGAACTTAAAAACGGCGAGGGGCCAGTGCTTTGTGACATTATCGTTGAGATTTTCAGAGATCATAAAAATATTGATCTCAGGTTAACAGATTAG
- a CDS encoding CusA/CzcA family heavy metal efflux RND transporter — MLNKIIQFSVKNKLVIGIFMLLWIVCGIYELTRLPVDAVPDITNNQVQVITTAPSLGAEDVERLITFPIEQAISNIPGLKESRSMSRFGLSLITIVFEDGSDVYWARQQVTERLAQVEIDQNANKPQLAPATTGLGEIYQYVVKPKDGYEKKYSLADLRTTQDWIIRRQLLGTPGVADVSTFGGDLKQYEVAVIPANLKALNLSISDVFTALSRNNQNTGGAYIEKGPSVLYIRSVGLAGSMSDIEKIVVKNNSNGTPVLISHIAEVRLGSAIRYGALTMAGKGELSGGIVMMLKGGNSSEVIKNIKARVAEIQKTLPEGLEIEPFLDRTKMVNNAIGTVEHNLVEGALIVVLILVIFLGNLRAGLIVASVIPLSMLFAIAMMNLFGVSGNLMSLGALDFGLIVDGAVIIVEAILHHMHFSKKYANVDRVSQQEMDVEVSGAASRMMNAAVFGQIIILIVYLPILSLSGIEGKMFKPMAQTVAFAVTGAFILSLTYIPMISSMVISKKISHKPNISDRIMNRIENGYARALSGALRIKKIMVLSAFTLFGIAVFLFIQMGGEFIPQLEEGDFATETRLLVGTNLSTTIDAFNRISERLKSEYPEVLNIVSRIGSAEIPTDPMPIEGGDMIIVLKDKSEWTSAKTFPDLASKMAASAQQVVPGVTTGFQYPVQMRFNELMTGAKQDVVCKIFGEDLDKLAAYAEKLGDISKTVKGTADWYVEKVTGMPQVVIEFNRDEIAKYGMNIDDINRTINAAFAGAAAGQIYEGEKKFDLVVRVGNEGRRNINDVQNLLISTPSGIQIPLYQVASIQEIEGPNQIQRENTRRRIIVGFNVRGRDVQSIVEELQKKVDAQLKFEAGYTITYGGAFENLQQAKARLIIAVPVALLLIFIMLYFAFSSFRDGALIYTAIPLSAIGGVFGLAIRGMPFSISAGVGFIALFGVAVLNGIVLLSEFNRIKKEGIITDALELIMTGTRNRLRPVLMTAAVASLGFLPMALSNGAGAEVQRPLATVVIGGLITATLLTLFVLPALYLLFDRTVKINGIKPALILVLMFFGSQTFAQTQPTPIDVDGAVKIALENNIQAQSFRLGEQAAERLQSSAFDIGKTTISADYGKVNSINNDTRIGISQTINFPSVYSNQRKLLGANFLASKAHTKLTEQDIRAGVRQAYFDYINLAKRRELLMYADSIYRLFEAKSNLRFEKGSANILEKTAAESRRQQITNQLNLVNSDLIISAKQFNLFIQDTKEYIPTTSNPKLQNSFVTLDSAVSLEQLPLIELARHQQDAAEYRWKTEKSRMLPDFTLGYSNQSLIGTQQVGSQELYFNGNKRFNYISAGIGIPIFSKAQSARISAAKIEWERNRKQTDLVELQLKTELANAVSQVLKYQQSLQYYEQQGLKNADVIISVSDEQFQGGDIDFLQWVIVVDQAINIRNEYINALNSYNMAVIQLLKLNNL, encoded by the coding sequence ATGCTGAATAAAATTATCCAGTTCTCTGTGAAGAACAAACTGGTAATTGGGATTTTCATGCTGCTATGGATTGTCTGTGGCATCTATGAACTGACCCGCTTACCCGTAGATGCAGTTCCCGATATAACCAATAACCAGGTTCAGGTTATCACCACCGCTCCGTCGCTTGGCGCGGAAGATGTGGAGCGCCTGATCACTTTTCCCATTGAGCAGGCGATCAGCAACATTCCCGGATTGAAGGAAAGCCGAAGTATGTCAAGATTCGGTTTATCTTTGATTACGATTGTTTTTGAAGATGGATCGGATGTATACTGGGCTCGGCAGCAAGTTACCGAGCGTTTGGCGCAGGTTGAAATTGATCAGAATGCCAATAAACCACAGCTTGCTCCTGCCACAACAGGTCTGGGTGAAATTTATCAATACGTTGTCAAGCCAAAAGACGGGTATGAAAAGAAATATTCGCTGGCAGATTTGCGCACTACGCAGGACTGGATTATCAGAAGACAACTTTTGGGAACTCCCGGTGTGGCAGACGTATCCACTTTTGGAGGCGACTTAAAACAATATGAAGTAGCCGTGATTCCGGCAAATCTGAAAGCGCTGAATTTATCTATAAGTGATGTTTTTACTGCACTGAGCCGCAATAACCAGAATACTGGTGGTGCGTATATAGAGAAGGGTCCTTCGGTTTTGTACATCCGAAGTGTAGGTCTTGCCGGTTCTATGAGTGATATTGAAAAAATCGTTGTCAAAAATAATAGCAACGGAACGCCGGTACTGATCAGTCACATTGCGGAAGTTCGCCTTGGTTCAGCAATTCGGTATGGCGCATTGACAATGGCTGGGAAAGGCGAGCTATCCGGCGGAATTGTAATGATGCTTAAAGGAGGAAATTCCTCAGAGGTTATTAAAAATATAAAAGCCCGGGTTGCAGAAATTCAGAAAACACTTCCGGAAGGTCTGGAAATCGAACCATTTCTCGACAGGACCAAGATGGTAAACAATGCAATCGGGACTGTTGAGCATAATCTTGTTGAAGGTGCATTAATCGTTGTTTTGATACTGGTTATCTTTTTGGGAAATCTCAGAGCAGGACTGATTGTGGCCTCGGTAATTCCTTTGTCGATGCTTTTTGCCATCGCCATGATGAATCTATTTGGTGTAAGCGGAAACCTGATGAGTTTAGGTGCGCTGGATTTTGGTCTTATCGTTGATGGAGCTGTGATCATCGTGGAAGCCATTTTACATCACATGCATTTTTCCAAAAAGTATGCAAACGTTGACCGCGTTTCGCAGCAGGAAATGGATGTTGAAGTTTCCGGAGCCGCCTCTCGTATGATGAATGCAGCCGTTTTTGGACAGATCATTATCCTTATTGTTTACTTACCCATTCTTTCTCTTTCAGGAATTGAGGGAAAAATGTTTAAGCCAATGGCTCAGACGGTTGCTTTTGCAGTAACAGGTGCATTCATTCTGTCGCTGACCTATATTCCGATGATCAGCTCGATGGTCATCAGTAAAAAGATTTCCCATAAACCAAATATCTCTGACCGTATTATGAACCGTATAGAAAATGGTTATGCGAGGGCATTGTCCGGCGCATTACGGATAAAAAAAATAATGGTTTTATCGGCATTTACTCTTTTTGGTATTGCCGTCTTCCTGTTTATACAAATGGGTGGAGAATTTATTCCGCAGCTTGAAGAAGGTGATTTTGCAACGGAAACTAGGCTTCTTGTAGGCACCAACCTGAGTACTACCATCGATGCTTTCAACCGTATTTCGGAAAGGTTAAAATCTGAATATCCCGAGGTACTCAATATCGTATCCAGGATAGGAAGTGCAGAAATTCCAACGGATCCAATGCCTATTGAAGGTGGTGATATGATTATCGTTTTAAAAGATAAATCAGAATGGACAAGCGCGAAAACGTTCCCTGATCTTGCCAGTAAAATGGCGGCTTCTGCCCAGCAGGTGGTTCCGGGCGTAACAACAGGTTTTCAGTATCCTGTACAAATGCGTTTTAATGAGCTGATGACGGGTGCAAAACAGGATGTGGTTTGTAAGATATTCGGAGAAGATCTGGATAAACTCGCTGCCTATGCCGAGAAACTGGGAGATATTTCTAAAACAGTAAAAGGAACTGCGGACTGGTATGTCGAAAAAGTAACAGGAATGCCTCAGGTAGTGATTGAATTCAACCGTGATGAAATTGCCAAATATGGTATGAATATCGACGATATCAACCGTACAATAAACGCCGCTTTTGCAGGAGCCGCAGCGGGACAAATCTACGAAGGAGAGAAAAAGTTTGATCTTGTGGTACGCGTTGGCAACGAAGGTCGCCGTAATATTAACGACGTCCAGAATCTGCTTATTTCAACGCCATCAGGTATCCAGATACCTTTATATCAGGTAGCCAGTATACAGGAAATCGAAGGACCCAATCAAATTCAAAGAGAAAATACACGCAGAAGAATCATCGTCGGATTCAATGTGCGTGGAAGAGATGTACAGTCAATTGTGGAAGAGTTACAGAAAAAAGTGGATGCGCAACTCAAATTCGAAGCGGGATATACCATTACTTATGGTGGCGCGTTCGAAAATTTACAGCAGGCCAAGGCAAGGCTGATTATCGCCGTACCTGTTGCATTGTTGTTGATTTTCATTATGTTATACTTTGCTTTCTCATCGTTTAGAGACGGAGCACTGATTTATACAGCCATTCCTTTATCTGCTATTGGCGGAGTTTTTGGACTGGCGATCCGCGGAATGCCTTTCAGTATATCCGCAGGAGTAGGGTTTATCGCTCTTTTTGGTGTGGCTGTTCTTAATGGAATCGTGCTTCTTTCGGAATTTAACCGGATAAAAAAAGAAGGAATTATCACCGACGCATTAGAACTGATTATGACCGGAACACGCAACCGGCTCCGGCCTGTTCTGATGACTGCGGCGGTGGCTTCTCTTGGCTTTTTACCGATGGCTTTGAGTAATGGAGCTGGTGCAGAAGTGCAGAGACCTTTGGCCACTGTTGTTATCGGCGGGTTGATTACGGCAACGCTTCTTACACTTTTTGTTTTACCAGCACTTTACTTATTATTTGATCGTACTGTGAAAATTAACGGCATCAAACCTGCCCTGATCTTAGTTTTAATGTTTTTTGGCAGTCAGACTTTTGCACAAACGCAGCCAACACCTATTGATGTAGACGGAGCGGTGAAAATTGCTCTGGAAAATAATATTCAGGCACAAAGTTTCCGTTTAGGTGAACAGGCAGCAGAAAGATTGCAATCCAGTGCATTCGATATTGGTAAAACTACCATCAGTGCAGATTATGGAAAAGTGAATAGTATCAACAACGATACGAGGATCGGTATCAGCCAGACTATAAATTTTCCAAGCGTCTATTCCAATCAGCGAAAACTGTTGGGAGCCAATTTCCTCGCTTCAAAAGCTCATACAAAGCTTACCGAACAAGATATCAGAGCCGGAGTACGCCAGGCGTATTTTGATTATATCAATTTGGCTAAACGTCGGGAACTGCTGATGTATGCCGATAGCATTTACCGGCTTTTTGAGGCAAAATCAAATCTGCGTTTCGAAAAGGGGTCGGCAAATATTCTGGAAAAAACAGCAGCGGAGTCACGGCGACAGCAAATTACCAACCAGTTGAATTTAGTCAATAGTGATTTAATTATCTCAGCCAAACAATTTAATCTGTTTATTCAGGATACAAAGGAATACATTCCAACAACTTCAAATCCAAAGTTGCAGAATTCTTTCGTCACCCTCGATTCCGCCGTATCGCTGGAACAGCTTCCTTTGATTGAACTTGCCAGGCATCAACAGGATGCGGCAGAATATCGTTGGAAAACAGAAAAATCCCGGATGCTGCCTGATTTTACGCTCGGATATAGTAACCAGAGTCTGATTGGGACACAGCAGGTTGGCAGTCAGGAGTTATATTTTAATGGAAACAAACGTTTCAACTATATCAGTGCAGGCATTGGCATTCCAATTTTCTCCAAAGCGCAATCCGCTCGTATTTCTGCTGCCAAAATTGAATGGGAAAGAAACAGAAAACAAACTGATTTAGTCGAATTACAGCTTAAAACTGAACTTGCTAACGCAGTAAGTCAAGTACTAAAGTATCAGCAGAGTCTGCAATATTATGAACAGCAGGGATTGAAAAATGCTGATGTCATTATATCTGTATCGGACGAACAATTTCAAGGGGGAGACATTGATTTTCTGCAATGGGTGATCGTGGTAGACCAGGCAATCAATATCAGAAATGAATATATCAATGCTTTAAATAGCTATAACATGGCTGTAATACAATTGTTGAAGCTAAATAATTTATAG
- a CDS encoding ankyrin repeat domain-containing protein, with product MNDLKKGIDMTALMNAINKNDTSLVKQLIQKGADVDELDQNQDSPLVIAAYKGYNQIVQLLLEAGADVRAVDPGMKATALHAAAYAGRTEAVKLLLKYHIDINKQGPYNGYTALHDAIWQGNIEIVKLLLDAGADLNLLSNDGKSALDFAKSKNRKEIIALIETKSGK from the coding sequence TTGAATGACTTAAAAAAAGGAATCGACATGACGGCTTTGATGAATGCAATTAACAAAAATGATACTTCACTCGTAAAACAACTTATTCAAAAAGGTGCTGATGTTGACGAGTTAGATCAAAACCAGGATTCTCCATTAGTGATTGCAGCTTACAAAGGTTATAACCAAATTGTACAATTATTACTGGAAGCAGGCGCTGATGTACGAGCCGTTGATCCGGGCATGAAAGCGACAGCCTTACATGCTGCCGCATACGCCGGAAGAACTGAGGCAGTCAAACTTTTATTAAAATATCATATTGATATCAACAAACAAGGGCCATATAATGGATACACAGCCCTGCATGACGCCATTTGGCAAGGCAATATTGAAATTGTCAAACTGCTTTTAGATGCCGGCGCGGATTTAAATCTTCTATCAAATGACGGTAAATCTGCCCTGGATTTTGCCAAATCGAAAAATCGCAAAGAGATTATAGCCTTGATTGAAACAAAATCAGGTAAATAA
- a CDS encoding aldo/keto reductase, whose translation MSTIKKIKLGSQGLEVSQEGLGCMGMTTIAGGDIYGKADEQESIATIHRALELGIDFLDTADLYGPLLNERLVAKAIKGNREKYTIATKFGYEIDDSDQLTWGFNGSPEYVRKAVDRSLKNLETDYIDLYYLHRLDPNTPIEETVGAMSELVKSGKVKYIGLSEVSADTIKKAHKIHPLTAVQTEYSLFEREPEANGVLDTSNELGIGFVAYSPLGRGFITGEIKSPDDFADNDFRKGIPRYQGENFYKNLDLLKQIQVMADKKEITPSQLALAWVISNGIVAIPGTKRIKYIEENAAAMNVELTTEEKVQLESIIPVGITAGTRYDAQGMKHVSI comes from the coding sequence ATGAGCACAATCAAAAAAATAAAACTGGGCAGTCAGGGCTTGGAAGTATCACAAGAAGGATTGGGATGTATGGGAATGACAACCATTGCAGGCGGGGATATTTATGGCAAAGCGGATGAACAGGAATCTATTGCAACTATTCACCGTGCCTTGGAATTAGGAATAGATTTTCTTGATACAGCGGATTTATACGGTCCATTATTAAATGAACGCCTGGTTGCGAAAGCTATCAAAGGTAACCGTGAAAAATATACAATTGCCACCAAATTCGGTTATGAAATAGATGACAGCGACCAGCTGACCTGGGGATTTAACGGTTCCCCGGAATATGTAAGAAAGGCAGTTGACCGTTCGTTGAAAAATTTGGAAACGGATTATATTGATCTTTATTATCTGCACAGGCTGGATCCAAATACACCGATTGAAGAAACGGTAGGAGCGATGTCGGAGTTGGTGAAATCGGGAAAAGTAAAATATATTGGTTTATCCGAGGTTTCCGCTGACACGATAAAAAAAGCGCATAAAATTCATCCATTAACGGCCGTTCAGACAGAATACTCTTTGTTCGAACGTGAACCGGAGGCAAATGGTGTTTTGGACACTTCGAATGAACTTGGAATTGGCTTTGTAGCTTATTCGCCGCTGGGAAGAGGTTTTATTACAGGCGAAATTAAAAGTCCGGACGATTTTGCGGACAACGATTTCCGCAAAGGTATTCCAAGATATCAGGGTGAAAATTTCTACAAAAACCTTGATCTTTTAAAACAAATCCAGGTAATGGCAGATAAAAAGGAAATTACACCTTCCCAGCTTGCATTAGCCTGGGTTATTTCAAATGGGATTGTGGCTATTCCGGGAACAAAACGTATCAAATATATAGAAGAAAATGCGGCAGCAATGAATGTGGAATTAACAACTGAGGAAAAAGTGCAGCTGGAATCAATCATCCCGGTTGGTATCACCGCAGGTACGCGTTATGATGCACAGGGAATGAAGCATGTAAGTATTTAA
- a CDS encoding SGNH/GDSL hydrolase family protein, translated as MIEDNLTNSDITSKENLLSRRRFFRNSGAAILTTTLLSSCNVIDDIFPKNDKEDRDKTLAFFGDSLTIGAGGTAPYGNIVGAALDGRPVTSDGIVGQIASRIAVRQGGVPLKISVEGNKLNGIQPVKITKLSSQFLSTPSNSDEYSRTGSVNGVRCTIRRSAITGQDDVYTITPTTVSIIDVAADSEFLLEDAARLKTATQILWYGRNNIGKTGAEAEIISSLESSIAYITLPARYVVLGVLIAASENKGTDNYNQAASINASLLAKYSDRFVEMTPPTDAEMAAISYSPTADDLKDLENLNFPRGMRMDIINDDIHLNDKGYQIVANRVIEKLKALKY; from the coding sequence ATGATCGAAGACAACTTGACTAACTCAGACATTACAAGTAAAGAAAATCTATTATCCCGCAGACGGTTTTTTCGCAATTCCGGAGCAGCAATTTTAACTACAACACTTTTATCGTCATGCAATGTTATAGATGATATTTTTCCGAAAAATGATAAGGAGGACCGCGATAAGACGCTGGCTTTTTTTGGTGACAGCCTGACTATTGGCGCGGGTGGTACTGCACCTTATGGTAATATTGTTGGCGCAGCCCTGGATGGAAGACCAGTGACAAGTGACGGAATTGTTGGTCAGATTGCATCGCGCATTGCCGTCAGGCAAGGAGGTGTGCCGCTTAAAATTTCTGTCGAAGGCAACAAACTGAATGGAATCCAGCCTGTAAAAATTACCAAACTTAGCAGTCAGTTTTTGTCGACGCCATCAAATAGTGATGAATACAGCAGAACAGGATCAGTTAATGGAGTACGGTGTACGATAAGAAGAAGTGCGATTACCGGACAGGACGATGTGTATACGATCACTCCTACAACAGTAAGTATAATAGATGTTGCGGCAGACTCCGAGTTTTTGCTCGAAGATGCAGCAAGACTTAAAACCGCAACGCAGATTTTATGGTATGGTCGCAACAATATTGGAAAAACGGGTGCCGAGGCGGAAATTATCTCTTCACTTGAAAGTTCAATAGCCTACATTACATTGCCAGCGCGATATGTTGTTCTGGGAGTTCTTATTGCTGCAAGCGAAAATAAAGGAACAGACAACTATAATCAGGCAGCCTCAATCAATGCCAGTTTGCTGGCTAAGTATAGTGACCGGTTTGTGGAAATGACTCCGCCGACGGACGCTGAAATGGCTGCGATTAGTTATAGTCCGACTGCTGATGATCTAAAAGATCTTGAAAATTTGAATTTTCCAAGAGGCATGCGAATGGATATAATCAATGATGATATCCACCTGAACGATAAAGGGTATCAAATTGTAGCTAACCGGGTTATTGAAAAGTTAAAAGCACTTAAATATTGA
- a CDS encoding efflux RND transporter periplasmic adaptor subunit, producing MKKYIIIISLALLVCACSSEPKTETAGTEKKAPDSTNLEQVVSMNQEQLKSADIQVGTPQLENISGTLSLQGAIDVPPQSMVSLSFPLGGYLKSTKMLPGMHVRKGQVLAELEDMQFIQLQQDYLTAKEKLLLSESEFNRQRDLNASKASSDKVFQQARAEMETQRILANALSQKLEVIGIDPSKLKAEKISKSVFIVSPINGFVSKVNVNVGKYTSPTDMLFELVDPSDVHLVLNVFEKDLNLISVGQHVTAYTNSDPGKKFQAEVILITKSLDQDRMAEVHCHFEKYNPSLAPGMFMNGEVSVQNNKSLTVPEDALVRWENKFYVFTENGTGKFEMIHVKPGVISNGKQQIEASGVDDRTRLVVKNAYALLMKIKNTEKEG from the coding sequence ATGAAAAAGTACATCATCATCATTTCGTTGGCGCTCCTGGTATGTGCGTGCAGCAGCGAACCAAAAACAGAAACCGCAGGAACTGAAAAAAAAGCACCGGATTCTACCAATCTTGAACAGGTTGTTTCTATGAATCAGGAGCAACTTAAAAGTGCAGACATTCAGGTAGGCACTCCGCAGCTTGAAAATATAAGTGGTACACTTTCACTTCAGGGTGCAATTGATGTCCCGCCTCAAAGTATGGTAAGCCTCAGCTTTCCTTTGGGAGGATATTTAAAATCCACCAAAATGCTGCCCGGTATGCATGTGAGAAAAGGCCAGGTACTGGCGGAGCTTGAAGATATGCAGTTCATCCAGCTTCAACAGGATTATCTTACAGCCAAAGAAAAGCTGCTTTTGTCAGAATCTGAATTTAACCGTCAGCGTGATCTGAATGCGAGCAAAGCCAGCAGCGATAAGGTTTTTCAGCAGGCTCGTGCCGAAATGGAAACGCAGAGAATACTGGCTAATGCGCTGAGTCAAAAACTGGAAGTAATAGGAATCGATCCTTCGAAGCTGAAAGCGGAAAAGATATCGAAAAGTGTCTTTATTGTTTCACCAATAAATGGTTTTGTTTCCAAAGTGAATGTAAACGTAGGCAAATATACTTCACCAACAGATATGCTATTTGAACTGGTTGATCCAAGTGATGTTCATTTAGTACTGAATGTTTTTGAGAAAGATTTGAACCTGATTTCCGTTGGCCAGCATGTTACGGCTTACACCAATAGTGATCCAGGCAAAAAGTTTCAGGCGGAAGTCATTCTGATTACAAAAAGCCTGGATCAGGACCGGATGGCGGAAGTGCATTGTCATTTCGAAAAATACAATCCGTCACTGGCGCCTGGAATGTTTATGAATGGAGAAGTTTCAGTTCAAAATAATAAGTCTTTGACCGTTCCCGAAGATGCATTGGTGCGTTGGGAAAATAAGTTTTATGTTTTCACAGAAAACGGGACGGGAAAATTTGAAATGATCCACGTAAAACCCGGTGTGATCAGCAACGGAAAACAGCAGATTGAGGCATCCGGTGTCGACGATCGAACGCGGCTTGTTGTTAAAAATGCATATGCCCTTTTGATGAAAATTAAAAATACGGAAAAGGAAGGCTGA
- a CDS encoding REP-associated tyrosine transposase: MAFARRIKNPEALHFITFATVQWVDVFTRSNYVDILLNSLRYCQKEKGLIIHAWCIMSNHVHLMISTKSGHHPSDVLRDLKKYTSKQIIAEIEDKNLPESRRNWILWIFRKAGEANSKNTNYQFWQQENHPIELFSNKFINQKLTYIHENPVKAGLVDEPWEYRYSSARDYMNNQKGLLDVELI; encoded by the coding sequence GTGGCATTTGCAAGAAGAATTAAAAATCCGGAAGCTTTACATTTTATAACTTTCGCAACTGTTCAATGGGTTGACGTATTTACCAGGAGCAACTATGTTGATATTTTATTAAATAGTTTAAGATATTGTCAGAAGGAAAAGGGATTAATAATTCATGCCTGGTGTATAATGTCAAATCATGTTCATTTAATGATTTCAACCAAATCAGGCCATCACCCTTCAGATGTTCTTCGTGACTTAAAGAAATATACATCAAAACAAATAATCGCTGAGATTGAGGATAAAAACTTACCAGAAAGCAGAAGAAACTGGATCTTATGGATATTCCGCAAAGCGGGAGAAGCCAATTCCAAAAACACCAATTACCAGTTCTGGCAACAGGAAAACCATCCGATTGAATTATTTAGCAATAAATTTATTAATCAAAAACTAACTTACATTCATGAAAATCCGGTAAAGGCAGGATTGGTAGATGAACCTTGGGAATACAGATACTCATCGGCCAGAGATTATATGAATAATCAAAAAGGATTACTTGATGTAGAATTAATATAA
- a CDS encoding helix-hairpin-helix domain-containing protein, which translates to MKTKTILKLPLTAIEKQNLKRSRVKISEILNYSADELEVILNASPKRARQIFALAEFQTVPSIGIKFAEDLVFMGYYSLNELRDKNGATLTDEYEQKKGFWTDPCVEDQFRLAVYYANTNDVTKMWWNFTEERKKFRLENGYPKTRPKKAWHETLNENE; encoded by the coding sequence ATGAAAACTAAAACGATCCTGAAACTCCCGCTTACTGCTATTGAAAAACAAAACTTAAAAAGAAGCAGAGTAAAAATCAGTGAAATTCTCAATTATTCAGCAGATGAACTGGAAGTAATATTAAACGCATCGCCAAAACGTGCGAGACAGATATTTGCTTTGGCAGAATTTCAAACTGTGCCATCAATCGGAATAAAGTTTGCGGAAGATCTTGTCTTTATGGGTTATTATTCACTGAACGAACTTAGAGACAAAAACGGAGCAACCTTAACGGATGAGTATGAACAAAAGAAGGGATTTTGGACAGATCCTTGTGTAGAAGACCAATTTCGATTGGCGGTATATTACGCCAACACTAATGACGTGACAAAAATGTGGTGGAATTTTACCGAGGAGCGAAAAAAATTTCGGTTGGAAAACGGTTATCCAAAAACAAGACCCAAAAAAGCATGGCATGAAACATTAAACGAAAATGAATAA
- a CDS encoding helix-turn-helix domain-containing protein, whose translation MKKEEEAPFKFNSLSDVHRAFGLPKPLHPLISLIDNAKTAVETSKLRHSHVLTFYKIAYKSKISGKLRYGQDYYDFDEGGLLFAAPNQIIGNQHDTMPDECSRYTLLIHPDFLLNYPLAKKIRQYGFFSYSANEALHLSDQEKAVILSIFNIMNDELNSRIDEFSQDVMISQVELLLNYANRFYKRQFLTRKATSNSLLQQLEELLDNYFDNQISGKEGIPTVQFLSENLNISSSYLSDMLRSLTGQNAQQHIHQKLIEKAKEKLSTTSLTISEVAYELGFEHPQSFSKLFKTKTNLSPLEFRRSFN comes from the coding sequence ATGAAAAAGGAAGAAGAGGCACCATTCAAGTTTAATTCTCTGTCAGACGTGCACCGGGCTTTTGGTTTGCCAAAGCCGCTACATCCATTGATCAGCCTGATAGATAACGCTAAAACAGCTGTCGAAACAAGCAAACTGAGGCATTCGCATGTGCTGACTTTTTATAAAATTGCGTATAAATCAAAGATCAGCGGGAAATTAAGATATGGCCAGGATTATTACGATTTTGATGAAGGCGGACTTTTATTTGCTGCTCCAAATCAAATCATTGGCAACCAACATGATACTATGCCAGACGAATGTTCCCGGTATACTTTGCTGATACATCCCGATTTCTTGCTGAATTATCCTTTGGCAAAAAAAATAAGGCAATATGGTTTCTTTTCCTATTCTGCCAACGAAGCGTTACATCTTTCAGACCAGGAAAAAGCGGTAATCCTGTCCATATTTAATATCATGAATGATGAGTTAAACAGCAGGATAGACGAATTTAGCCAGGATGTGATGATTTCTCAGGTTGAGCTTTTGCTGAATTATGCAAATCGTTTTTACAAACGTCAGTTTCTTACCCGCAAAGCAACAAGCAATAGCCTTTTACAGCAGTTGGAAGAGCTTTTAGACAATTATTTTGACAATCAAATATCCGGAAAAGAAGGAATTCCAACAGTTCAATTTCTATCCGAAAATTTAAATATATCTTCCAGTTATTTGAGCGATATGCTTCGTTCTTTAACCGGCCAGAATGCGCAGCAGCACATTCACCAAAAACTTATAGAAAAAGCAAAGGAAAAATTATCTACCACCAGCCTTACTATAAGTGAAGTTGCCTACGAACTGGGTTTTGAACATCCACAATCATTCAGCAAATTATTTAAAACAAAAACAAATCTTTCGCCATTGGAATTCAGACGATCCTTTAATTGA